The proteins below come from a single Chryseobacterium sp. MA9 genomic window:
- a CDS encoding penicillin-binding protein 2, giving the protein MNTRYFKIFSILVVIALIFVARLAYLQLFTDRYALNAANTSIKTEYVIPQRGVIFDRNGKIMVGNQPAYEVSFTQALMRPDFDTLGFCSLMKISKADFIKRIAVIKKEKYYSKLTPMTFLKDLSREDIARVQEIIFKYPAFNIVQRPQRQYEVSTSGNLLGYTSEVNEREIKKDSAYYLPGDFIGKTGVEKSYEKELRGVKGVKYIQKDIRLRNIGSYKNGSLDKDVITGKDITLTIDYDLQRTAEEMLVNKHGAIVALDPNNGEVLVAATGPDIDPNLFTGPYKSKNLYALSKDTLYENKPTFDRSLQAGYPPGSTFKLLTALAAMQMGVMDEKTIFPCGGGFFYKGKRIKGHGGADPLIPSIQVSSNCFFTYAFIAIIKKYPGNPSKGVDEWKKIMSSFGVGEFLNNDFAVGAKGRIPSGDFYEKRFKAIMKASGSQRTDFKNWDEMSTGAIYNGMGQGDVLVTPIQLANYVAAIANKGWYYTPHIVKAIDGKANPDPRFKVKHKTLVDPKHFEPVLKGMEAVVLRGTARGLKSNDFTQLAKTGTAQVPQGKDNSIFVLIAPADKPKIVVVAVMEHAGFGATWAGPACTVIAEKYITGDLKRENLYKKMITSSFMPEYKRQWIADLKRKGLYVDPKPDSIKQKRIKDSLELVKQQKAKLQKKIEEETKKNNTAKKTVKQ; this is encoded by the coding sequence TTGAACACACGTTATTTTAAAATTTTTTCCATCCTCGTTGTCATCGCCCTTATTTTTGTGGCGAGGCTTGCCTATTTACAGTTATTTACAGACCGTTATGCATTAAATGCTGCAAATACATCCATCAAAACGGAATATGTTATTCCACAGCGCGGGGTCATTTTTGACAGGAATGGGAAAATCATGGTGGGAAACCAGCCGGCCTATGAAGTTTCTTTTACACAGGCTTTAATGCGACCGGATTTTGATACTCTTGGGTTCTGTAGTCTTATGAAGATCTCCAAGGCGGATTTTATCAAAAGAATTGCTGTTATTAAAAAGGAAAAATATTATTCCAAACTGACTCCAATGACTTTTCTGAAGGATCTGAGCAGGGAAGACATCGCAAGAGTTCAGGAAATTATTTTTAAATATCCGGCTTTTAATATTGTACAAAGGCCTCAGCGTCAATATGAAGTTTCTACTTCAGGTAACCTCCTGGGATATACCAGTGAAGTAAATGAACGTGAAATAAAAAAAGACTCTGCATACTATTTACCGGGAGATTTTATCGGAAAAACAGGAGTTGAAAAATCCTACGAAAAAGAACTTCGTGGGGTAAAAGGAGTGAAATACATTCAAAAAGATATCAGGCTCCGAAATATCGGTTCTTATAAAAACGGATCTTTGGATAAAGATGTGATTACCGGTAAAGATATTACATTAACCATTGATTATGATCTTCAGAGAACGGCTGAAGAAATGCTAGTAAACAAACATGGTGCAATTGTAGCTTTAGACCCTAATAATGGGGAAGTGCTAGTTGCGGCTACCGGACCGGATATTGATCCGAATCTTTTCACCGGACCTTACAAATCAAAAAATTTATACGCCCTGTCAAAAGATACGCTTTACGAAAATAAACCCACTTTTGACCGTTCCTTACAGGCCGGATATCCTCCGGGGTCAACGTTCAAATTGTTGACTGCCCTGGCAGCAATGCAAATGGGAGTAATGGATGAAAAGACTATTTTCCCCTGTGGTGGTGGTTTTTTCTATAAAGGGAAAAGAATTAAAGGCCATGGCGGAGCTGATCCGCTAATTCCTTCAATTCAGGTTTCCAGTAACTGTTTTTTTACATATGCATTTATTGCAATCATCAAAAAATACCCTGGAAATCCTTCAAAAGGGGTTGATGAATGGAAAAAGATCATGAGCAGTTTTGGAGTTGGAGAATTTTTGAATAATGATTTCGCTGTTGGAGCAAAAGGAAGAATACCTTCAGGAGATTTTTACGAAAAAAGATTTAAAGCCATCATGAAAGCCAGTGGCTCTCAGAGAACTGATTTTAAAAACTGGGATGAGATGTCAACTGGTGCTATTTATAATGGAATGGGGCAGGGAGATGTTTTGGTAACACCTATTCAACTTGCCAATTATGTAGCTGCTATTGCTAACAAAGGATGGTATTATACCCCTCATATTGTAAAAGCAATTGACGGAAAGGCAAACCCTGATCCAAGATTTAAAGTTAAACACAAAACGCTGGTTGATCCGAAACATTTTGAGCCCGTTTTAAAAGGGATGGAAGCTGTAGTTCTGAGAGGAACAGCAAGAGGATTAAAGTCCAATGATTTTACACAATTAGCTAAAACAGGTACAGCACAGGTTCCGCAAGGAAAGGATAATTCTATCTTTGTATTGATTGCTCCTGCTGATAAACCTAAAATTGTAGTAGTTGCAGTAATGGAGCATGCCGGATTCGGAGCAACATGGGCAGGACCAGCCTGTACGGTAATTGCTGAAAAATATATTACAGGTGATTTGAAAAGAGAAAATCTTTATAAAAAAATGATCACCTCGAGTTTCATGCCGGAGTATAAAAGGCAGTGGATTGCAGATTTGAAACGTAAAGGTTTATACGTTGATCCTAAACCGGATTCAATCAAACAAAAAAGAATAAAAGATAGTCTGGAGCTGGTGAAACAGCAAAAAGCCAAACTACAGAAAAAAATAGAAGAGGAAACTAAAAAGAATAACACTGCTAAAAAAACTGTCAAGCAATGA